The Spirosoma radiotolerans genome has a window encoding:
- a CDS encoding APC family permease translates to MADTTSSSPVLLRGIGRYDFIALIINITIGAGILGLPTKLYALAGTWSLLAYGVSAGIVTLIILCFAEVSSRFSGTGGPYLYTRIAFGPLVGFEVGWLFWLSRIAAFASICNLFVSYAALFRPQLATGWERTGLMAALVTSLAILNYIGVQRSARVNTLFTITKLLAVALFAAVGLFFVKSTAFAWPPFPSYASFSQTVLLLIFTFSGFDVATIPSGEVQQPQRTVPLSLLVAIGTVAVLFMAVQIVCIGTLPNLGSSERPLADAARQFIGPAGGWFITIVALLTALGTLHALMLTGPRLLFAMAEQGQLPNWLAATHPRFRTPYSAILITAILQLLLAVTGTFLYALTLSTLIRIAYFALTCAALPVFRRRANVPPAQFRVAGGWLISALAVVLCLWLLSNSSGREARDVAIAMAAGLVIFGLMNRRQRRDN, encoded by the coding sequence TTGGCTGACACAACGAGTTCATCGCCTGTTCTACTACGCGGCATTGGCCGGTATGATTTCATTGCGCTCATTATTAACATCACCATTGGCGCGGGCATTCTGGGGCTACCGACCAAATTGTACGCCCTGGCAGGAACCTGGAGCTTGCTGGCTTATGGAGTGAGCGCGGGTATTGTCACGCTGATTATTCTTTGTTTTGCCGAAGTGAGCAGCCGTTTTAGCGGAACTGGTGGCCCGTATCTATACACGCGTATCGCTTTCGGGCCACTGGTGGGCTTTGAAGTTGGCTGGTTGTTCTGGCTATCGCGCATCGCAGCCTTTGCCTCCATCTGTAATTTGTTTGTCAGTTACGCAGCTCTTTTTCGCCCCCAGCTTGCCACTGGCTGGGAACGTACCGGCCTCATGGCGGCACTTGTTACCAGCCTGGCCATACTGAATTACATTGGTGTACAACGGTCGGCTCGGGTAAATACACTGTTTACCATTACCAAACTACTGGCCGTAGCGCTATTTGCCGCTGTGGGGCTGTTTTTCGTCAAGTCAACTGCCTTCGCATGGCCACCGTTTCCGAGCTATGCATCTTTCTCGCAAACCGTTTTGCTGCTTATTTTCACCTTTTCCGGTTTTGACGTCGCAACGATACCCTCGGGCGAGGTTCAGCAACCGCAACGAACGGTTCCGCTTTCGTTGCTGGTAGCGATTGGCACAGTGGCCGTGTTGTTCATGGCCGTTCAGATTGTTTGCATTGGTACGCTACCCAACCTGGGCAGTTCCGAGCGTCCGCTGGCCGATGCGGCCCGGCAATTTATTGGCCCGGCGGGTGGGTGGTTCATTACTATTGTAGCCCTCCTGACAGCTCTTGGAACCCTGCATGCGCTCATGTTAACGGGGCCACGATTGCTGTTCGCTATGGCCGAACAGGGTCAGTTACCCAACTGGCTGGCCGCGACGCATCCCCGCTTCCGAACGCCATATAGTGCCATTTTAATTACAGCCATCCTGCAACTGCTGCTCGCCGTAACGGGCACGTTTCTCTACGCGCTCACTCTCAGCACTCTTATCCGGATTGCGTATTTCGCCTTGACCTGTGCCGCCTTGCCTGTATTTCGTCGGCGTGCCAATGTGCCGCCAGCGCAATTCCGGGTAGCAGGGGGCTGGCTGATTTCCGCACTGGCCGTGGTACTTTGTTTATGGCTGCTAAGCAATAGTTCGGGACGGGAAGCGCGGGATGTAGCGATAGCCATGGCCGCAGGTTTGGTTATTTTTGGCCTGATGAACCGTCGCCAAAGACGCGATAATTAA
- a CDS encoding M28 family metallopeptidase yields MNRFMLLPVTVLTVITASAQSTTGLPAIPAEAQKVARSVRPEAIEAHMRYLADDKLEGRKPGTKGFELAAQYVEKQFKQLGFLPAGQKGTYRQAVPLRRAQVREEASSMVFIQDGKEQPLTYGKNFILTPNFGQAISDVSAPVVFVGFGVSAPELGYDDYKGIDVSGKIVACFNGAPATFPSNQRAYTGSTKAEVAASRGAVGLITFSLPTDVRARIESNSPRNRQPIYRWTDTKGQAQRTFPQLKVIASLGDSTARSIFTGASKAFEEARKAANQSQPQAFPLTISVRAHTHTDLSDGLVGENLVGLLPGSDPKLKDEYVVYVSHLDHLGITKPVKGASTPGVDAPGDSINNGAHDNASGVAINLETARLFSSLPKAPRRSILFVAVTGEEMGLLGSDYFASNPTVPKDKIVANLCLDMPFFFHPLLDIVPYGSEHSSMKGAVDAAAQFVGVTIAKDPIPEQAVFMRSDHFSFVRQGIPAIYIKSGSTTGDDRDGTKLNLDWRATVYHTPKDDMNQPFDWTAAARHVQLQFLIGYLTAQNTDRPVWNQNDFFGTKFSASTATKLK; encoded by the coding sequence ATGAATCGATTTATGCTTTTACCGGTAACTGTCCTGACAGTCATTACAGCATCGGCCCAGTCGACAACCGGTTTACCCGCCATCCCGGCCGAAGCCCAGAAAGTCGCCCGCAGCGTGCGCCCTGAGGCCATTGAAGCCCACATGCGCTACCTCGCCGACGACAAACTCGAAGGGCGAAAACCCGGCACAAAAGGGTTTGAACTGGCCGCCCAATATGTTGAAAAGCAATTTAAACAATTAGGCTTTCTCCCGGCAGGTCAAAAAGGCACCTACCGTCAGGCTGTACCGCTCCGCCGGGCGCAGGTGCGCGAAGAAGCCAGTTCCATGGTGTTCATTCAGGATGGCAAAGAGCAGCCCTTAACCTACGGCAAAAACTTTATTCTTACCCCTAATTTTGGGCAAGCCATTAGTGACGTGTCGGCACCGGTCGTATTTGTTGGCTTCGGGGTATCAGCGCCCGAACTGGGCTATGATGACTACAAGGGCATTGATGTGAGCGGGAAAATTGTCGCTTGTTTCAACGGTGCCCCCGCCACTTTTCCATCTAATCAGCGGGCTTATACCGGGTCAACTAAGGCTGAAGTCGCGGCTTCGCGTGGCGCCGTTGGCCTGATCACGTTCAGCCTGCCTACCGATGTGCGGGCCCGAATTGAGTCGAATTCCCCCCGAAACCGGCAACCAATTTATCGCTGGACGGATACCAAGGGACAGGCACAGCGTACGTTTCCGCAACTAAAGGTAATTGCGTCTCTGGGCGACTCCACCGCCCGATCTATCTTTACCGGAGCTAGTAAAGCGTTTGAGGAAGCCCGAAAAGCGGCCAACCAAAGCCAACCGCAGGCATTTCCATTGACCATCTCCGTTCGTGCGCATACCCACACTGATCTGAGCGACGGGCTAGTGGGCGAAAATCTGGTGGGTCTGTTACCCGGCTCCGACCCCAAGCTGAAAGACGAATACGTTGTCTATGTCTCTCACCTCGATCACCTGGGCATTACCAAGCCTGTGAAGGGCGCGTCCACGCCGGGCGTGGACGCGCCCGGCGACTCTATCAATAATGGCGCCCACGACAATGCATCGGGTGTAGCGATCAATTTGGAAACGGCCCGGCTGTTTTCCAGCCTGCCCAAAGCCCCACGCCGGTCTATTCTGTTCGTAGCCGTCACGGGTGAAGAAATGGGCCTGCTTGGCTCCGACTATTTTGCCAGTAACCCGACCGTACCCAAAGACAAAATTGTGGCCAACCTGTGCCTGGATATGCCCTTTTTCTTTCATCCCCTTCTCGACATCGTCCCCTATGGGTCCGAGCATTCGAGTATGAAAGGGGCCGTCGATGCAGCCGCACAGTTTGTGGGTGTAACGATTGCCAAAGACCCGATTCCCGAGCAGGCCGTCTTTATGCGCTCCGACCACTTTAGTTTTGTCCGGCAGGGAATCCCCGCGATTTACATTAAAAGTGGCTCAACCACCGGCGACGACCGCGACGGCACCAAACTCAACCTCGACTGGCGGGCCACGGTATACCACACCCCCAAGGACGATATGAATCAACCGTTCGATTGGACAGCGGCTGCCCGGCATGTGCAATTGCAATTCCTGATTGGCTACCTCACGGCTCAGAACACCGACCGACCCGTCTGGAATCAGAATGACTTTTTTGGCACCAAGTTCAGTGCGTCAACGGCGACCAAACTCAAATAA
- a CDS encoding amino acid permease: MRIKSLDLLRQEADESGKSTLKRSLGAFNLVALGIGVIIGAGLFSLTGIAAANHAGPAVTLSFVVAAIGCAFSALCYAEFAAMVPVAGSAYTYAYATLGELFAWIIGWDLVLEYSVGAATVAISWSQYLTRFLAKYDIHLPPQLVQSPFETLTMPDGSVVSGFINLPAVLVVVAVSVIIIRGTQGSAVFNAIVVSLKVLVVLVFIALGWQYIDPANYSPYIPPNTGVFGEFGISGVLRGAGVVFFVFIGFDIVATMAQETKNPQRNMPIGILGSLIVCTILFVLFAYVMTGLANYTEFKDSAAPVAIAIEKTPYGWLSQAIILAILIGYTSVILVDLLGQSRVFFSMSRDGLLPRAFSDIHPRFQTPWRSNILLCVFISLFAGLVPIRVVGEMTSIGTLLAFIMVCLGVLILRKQQPDAPRAFRTPWVPVVPILGILTCALMMLSLPADTWIRLVVWLAIGLVIYFAYGKKRSKLHTPAA, from the coding sequence ATGCGTATAAAATCTCTTGACCTGCTACGGCAGGAAGCCGACGAAAGCGGTAAGTCAACCCTGAAGCGTTCGCTCGGTGCGTTTAATCTGGTGGCCCTGGGTATCGGGGTTATTATTGGAGCAGGTTTGTTTTCACTCACGGGCATTGCAGCCGCCAATCATGCTGGCCCGGCGGTTACTCTTTCGTTTGTCGTAGCAGCCATTGGCTGCGCGTTCAGTGCCTTGTGTTATGCTGAGTTTGCGGCTATGGTTCCCGTGGCCGGGAGTGCCTACACCTATGCCTACGCTACTTTGGGTGAGTTGTTTGCCTGGATCATCGGCTGGGACCTGGTGCTCGAATATTCTGTGGGAGCGGCTACAGTCGCCATTAGCTGGTCTCAATACCTGACGCGCTTTCTGGCCAAATACGACATCCACTTGCCGCCACAGTTGGTGCAGTCGCCGTTCGAAACGCTGACGATGCCCGATGGTTCTGTCGTCAGCGGGTTCATTAACCTGCCGGCGGTTCTGGTTGTGGTGGCCGTTTCGGTGATTATTATCCGGGGTACGCAGGGCTCGGCCGTGTTCAACGCCATTGTTGTGAGTCTGAAAGTGCTGGTTGTTCTGGTGTTCATCGCACTGGGTTGGCAGTACATCGACCCGGCCAATTATTCACCCTATATTCCGCCCAATACGGGTGTGTTTGGCGAGTTTGGCATTAGTGGCGTTTTGCGGGGTGCCGGGGTCGTTTTCTTTGTATTCATTGGCTTCGATATTGTGGCCACAATGGCGCAGGAAACCAAGAATCCACAACGCAACATGCCCATTGGCATTCTGGGTTCGCTGATTGTCTGCACTATCCTGTTCGTTCTGTTCGCGTATGTCATGACGGGTCTGGCGAATTATACCGAGTTCAAGGACAGTGCGGCTCCGGTGGCCATCGCCATTGAAAAAACACCTTATGGCTGGCTTAGTCAGGCCATTATATTGGCCATTTTGATCGGTTATACGTCTGTTATTTTAGTGGATTTGCTTGGGCAGTCGAGGGTGTTTTTTTCCATGAGCCGAGATGGACTGCTACCCCGCGCCTTCTCTGATATTCACCCCCGCTTTCAAACGCCCTGGCGATCCAATATCCTGCTCTGCGTTTTCATCAGCCTTTTTGCGGGCCTTGTGCCCATACGGGTGGTCGGCGAAATGACGAGCATTGGCACGTTACTGGCGTTCATCATGGTTTGTCTGGGTGTGCTGATTCTGCGCAAACAGCAGCCCGATGCGCCCCGCGCCTTCCGAACGCCCTGGGTACCGGTAGTACCGATTCTGGGCATTCTGACCTGCGCCCTCATGATGCTGTCACTCCCGGCCGACACCTGGATCCGGCTGGTAGTCTGGCTGGCCATTGGCCTGGTCATTTATTTTGCTTACGGCAAAAAACGGAGTAAACTGCACACGCCGGCTGCCTAA
- a CDS encoding ROK family protein yields MQNYWGIDLGGTKIEGVILSAPSPDAVIIRKRIDTEAHKGYDHIMSQISRLIDMLKAETSLQPDRIGFGTPGSFDPARQAMKNCNTTVLNGKPMKQDLARLLGVPVSVANDANCFALAESTMGIVPDVVPDFQTVFGVIMGTGVGGGVVIRGRDGVPFVLNGLQGIGGEWGHNILEENGYPCYCGKAGCNEQVISGPALQRYYKQLSGEERTMQEIMDRYQEGNDLMASQTVNRMLEYFGRAVSVIINILDPDAIVLGGGVGNVDLLYTEGVERAKKYVFNSREINTKFLKPKLGDSAGVFGAALL; encoded by the coding sequence ATGCAAAACTATTGGGGTATTGACCTGGGCGGCACCAAAATCGAGGGGGTTATTTTATCCGCTCCCTCGCCCGACGCTGTCATTATTCGTAAACGCATCGACACCGAAGCGCATAAAGGCTATGACCATATCATGAGTCAGATTAGTCGGCTTATCGACATGCTGAAAGCCGAAACCAGCCTTCAACCCGACCGAATCGGGTTTGGTACACCGGGCTCCTTCGATCCAGCGCGTCAGGCCATGAAAAACTGCAACACAACGGTGCTGAATGGTAAACCGATGAAGCAGGATTTGGCCCGGCTTCTGGGCGTACCTGTTTCCGTTGCCAACGATGCCAATTGCTTTGCCCTGGCCGAGTCCACCATGGGAATCGTGCCTGATGTTGTCCCCGATTTCCAGACCGTCTTCGGCGTTATCATGGGGACCGGCGTTGGCGGAGGGGTCGTTATACGGGGACGCGATGGGGTGCCGTTCGTGCTGAATGGCTTGCAGGGCATCGGTGGCGAATGGGGTCATAATATTCTGGAAGAAAACGGCTACCCCTGTTATTGTGGCAAAGCCGGTTGCAATGAGCAGGTCATTTCAGGCCCGGCGCTCCAACGTTATTATAAACAACTGAGCGGAGAGGAACGAACCATGCAGGAGATCATGGACCGGTATCAGGAGGGAAACGACCTGATGGCGAGCCAAACCGTAAACCGAATGCTCGAGTACTTTGGGCGGGCCGTTTCCGTTATTATCAATATTCTGGATCCGGATGCTATTGTTCTGGGTGGCGGGGTCGGTAATGTGGATTTGCTGTATACGGAAGGCGTTGAACGGGCCAAGAAATATGTCTTCAACAGCCGGGAGATCAACACCAAATTCCTAAAACCCAAACTGGGGGACAGTGCAGGCGTTTTCGGGGCTGCGTTGTTATAA
- a CDS encoding redoxin domain-containing protein: MLTPGQKAPEFSLYSADKKEVTLSTFKGKNVIILFFPMAFTSVCTAELCEMRDNISIYSALNAEVLGISVDSPFTLAKFKEEQNLPFDLLSDFNKEVSQAYDTYYETFVMNLKGVSKRSAFVVDQEGIIQYAEVLESAGDVPNFQAVQQTLNSLN; the protein is encoded by the coding sequence ATGCTTACACCTGGCCAAAAAGCTCCCGAGTTTTCGCTCTATAGCGCTGATAAAAAGGAAGTTACCCTGTCAACGTTTAAAGGAAAGAATGTCATTATTCTTTTCTTCCCAATGGCTTTTACGAGCGTCTGTACAGCTGAGCTTTGCGAAATGCGGGATAATATCAGCATCTACTCAGCTCTGAACGCCGAGGTATTGGGTATTTCAGTCGATTCGCCGTTTACACTGGCTAAGTTTAAGGAAGAACAAAACCTGCCGTTCGATTTATTGTCTGACTTCAATAAAGAGGTTTCGCAGGCGTATGATACCTATTATGAAACCTTTGTCATGAATCTGAAAGGTGTCAGTAAACGTTCGGCCTTTGTGGTTGATCAGGAGGGTATTATCCAATACGCCGAAGTGCTCGAAAGTGCTGGTGACGTACCTAATTTTCAAGCCGTTCAGCAAACGTTAAACTCTCTCAACTAA
- a CDS encoding SAM-dependent methyltransferase: protein MAWYHTFFHGLPQAAWKAAQTEEQTHLDLELLVETLDFGPDDRLLDVFCGYGRHALPLARMGARVTGVDISEEYIAELEAAVNAEKLPLVPIAADFLAMPEADLGAPGSFDGAYCLGNSFSFFPRPDMRAFLTRIAQLLKPGGRFLAHTEMLAESVLPDYQTRNWQPVGEDGEEPILFLVENEYIPMESRIDAHLTYVRAGQTQTRMAQHFVYTLAELRGLFVDAGLTILDCYGTIDGEPFAFGDEAVWILAKR, encoded by the coding sequence ATGGCCTGGTATCATACTTTTTTTCATGGATTGCCGCAGGCTGCGTGGAAGGCTGCCCAAACCGAAGAGCAAACGCACCTTGACCTGGAATTGCTCGTGGAAACACTCGATTTTGGCCCCGATGACCGATTGCTGGATGTTTTCTGCGGTTATGGTCGGCATGCGCTGCCGCTGGCCCGCATGGGCGCTCGTGTGACGGGAGTCGATATTTCGGAAGAATACATTGCCGAACTGGAAGCCGCCGTCAATGCCGAAAAGCTGCCTTTGGTTCCCATAGCTGCTGATTTCCTGGCGATGCCGGAAGCCGACCTCGGGGCGCCAGGCTCTTTTGACGGGGCTTACTGCCTGGGGAATAGTTTCAGTTTTTTTCCCAGACCCGACATGCGCGCTTTTCTGACACGCATTGCCCAACTGTTGAAGCCAGGGGGGCGTTTTCTGGCGCATACTGAAATGCTCGCCGAATCGGTTCTGCCCGATTACCAGACCCGCAATTGGCAACCTGTTGGTGAGGATGGCGAGGAGCCAATTCTATTTCTGGTGGAGAATGAATACATTCCGATGGAAAGCCGAATTGATGCACACCTGACCTACGTGCGGGCTGGCCAGACACAGACCCGTATGGCACAGCATTTCGTGTATACCCTGGCCGAACTTCGCGGCTTGTTTGTTGACGCAGGCCTTACAATTCTCGATTGTTACGGTACAATTGATGGTGAACCATTTGCGTTTGGCGATGAAGCGGTTTGGATCTTAGCCAAGCGATAA
- a CDS encoding TetR/AcrR family transcriptional regulator, whose amino-acid sequence METIERKPRSREQARSGILKTAKTIARREGWQAVSIRKIADAIEYSAPIVYEYFDSKDVLLDEIRNEGFRHLAQEYERILKLYRDPEKRLYEISLVQWEFARHQPEIYQVMYNLDGAYCTLPVYQSEAMQAVSRIVREIIFSFIPKAEESIKRLYFQWWSVSHGTIMLAMLLKNEQSLDQSEQIYRETMRRFVRDLR is encoded by the coding sequence ATGGAAACTATCGAACGCAAGCCACGTAGTCGAGAGCAAGCCCGTTCCGGTATCTTGAAAACGGCTAAGACAATTGCCCGTCGGGAAGGCTGGCAAGCCGTTTCGATTCGAAAAATAGCCGACGCCATTGAGTATAGCGCGCCTATTGTCTACGAATATTTTGATAGCAAGGATGTTCTGTTAGATGAGATACGGAATGAAGGATTCCGGCATTTAGCCCAGGAATATGAGCGCATCTTAAAACTTTACCGCGATCCTGAAAAGCGACTTTACGAAATCTCCCTCGTGCAGTGGGAGTTTGCCCGTCATCAACCTGAGATCTATCAGGTGATGTACAATCTGGATGGCGCATATTGTACACTCCCCGTGTATCAATCGGAAGCCATGCAGGCTGTGAGCCGGATTGTCCGTGAAATTATTTTCTCCTTTATTCCCAAAGCGGAAGAAAGTATCAAACGACTTTATTTTCAGTGGTGGTCGGTATCACACGGGACAATTATGCTGGCCATGCTCCTGAAGAACGAACAATCCCTCGATCAGTCTGAACAAATTTATCGGGAAACCATGCGTCGTTTTGTCCGTGATTTGCGGTAG
- a CDS encoding SDR family oxidoreductase: protein MQIAVIGATGMLGQPVTRELIWAGFSVRIIARDVEKARRFFSDTTVMAGDLNNVESLVNALSGVEVVYLNASIRQNEKKDHFHTEDQGLLNLIQASRLAGVRRIGYLSSIIIRYQGMNGFDWWVFEVKQKAVQLIKESGIPYSIFYPSCFLDSLNGTQRLGRFVLMVGRPAVKPWYISARDYGKQVAKAFRLAQGEQNQEYTIQGPEALTQHEAAKRFVAAYKKEKLVVLTTSPFLLQLGRLMSQQADYGLHITEALNNYPEVFEAARTWADLGKPLTTVEQFAAQV from the coding sequence ATGCAAATTGCCGTGATCGGCGCAACGGGAATGCTTGGTCAACCCGTTACGCGCGAACTGATCTGGGCTGGTTTTTCGGTGCGGATCATCGCCCGTGATGTCGAGAAGGCACGACGGTTTTTTTCTGATACAACCGTTATGGCCGGTGATCTGAACAACGTTGAGAGTCTGGTCAACGCATTGAGTGGGGTAGAGGTAGTTTATCTGAACGCATCTATCCGACAGAACGAAAAGAAGGACCATTTTCATACCGAAGACCAGGGCTTGCTCAATCTAATTCAGGCAAGCCGGTTGGCGGGTGTTCGCCGGATTGGCTACCTGTCATCAATCATCATTCGGTATCAGGGCATGAATGGGTTCGACTGGTGGGTATTTGAGGTAAAGCAGAAAGCGGTGCAACTCATTAAGGAGTCAGGAATTCCATACAGTATTTTTTATCCGTCCTGCTTTCTGGATTCGTTGAATGGTACCCAACGGCTGGGCCGTTTTGTACTGATGGTTGGTCGGCCGGCCGTTAAACCCTGGTATATATCGGCCCGAGATTATGGAAAACAGGTGGCAAAGGCGTTCCGGCTGGCGCAAGGTGAGCAGAATCAGGAATACACCATTCAGGGGCCGGAAGCTCTTACCCAGCATGAAGCTGCCAAACGGTTTGTGGCGGCTTATAAAAAGGAGAAGCTGGTTGTGCTGACAACCTCTCCTTTCCTCCTGCAACTGGGGCGCTTGATGTCTCAGCAAGCCGACTATGGCCTGCATATTACAGAGGCACTCAATAACTACCCGGAAGTTTTCGAGGCCGCCCGGACCTGGGCCGATCTGGGCAAACCCCTAACGACGGTGGAACAATTTGCTGCTCAGGTCTGA
- a CDS encoding YitT family protein, which yields MFRNSPTYRLIKDTVFIVAGVLSAGMGIKGFLLSSHFIDGGVTGVSMLLASLVNVPLPIWLLVINLPFIGLGYRQFGRQFALKSTLAITGLSISLAVIPYPDVTPDLLLTAVFGGFFIGAGIGLAMRGGAVLDGTEIAALLISRSSPILKVSDVILILNVLIFGAAAFFLGINPALYSMITYFAASKTVDFVIHGIEEYTAVLIISKQNALIREHIIEQGWGITILKGEGGYGKHGSHQDLDSVLYTVVTRLEISRLRGMVTEVDPKAFIIQHSVDDVSGGKVKSLPMH from the coding sequence ATGTTTAGAAACTCACCTACTTATCGACTCATTAAAGATACTGTTTTCATTGTGGCTGGCGTACTCAGTGCCGGCATGGGCATCAAGGGCTTTCTGCTGTCCAGTCATTTTATTGATGGTGGCGTCACCGGTGTTTCGATGCTGCTCGCGTCGCTTGTTAACGTACCCTTACCGATCTGGCTTCTGGTCATCAATTTACCCTTCATAGGCCTTGGCTATCGGCAGTTTGGCAGGCAGTTTGCGCTGAAAAGTACGCTCGCGATTACCGGGCTGTCCATCAGTCTGGCGGTTATTCCGTATCCGGATGTTACACCTGATTTACTGCTAACGGCCGTTTTTGGGGGTTTCTTCATTGGGGCCGGCATTGGGCTGGCCATGCGCGGGGGAGCTGTTCTGGATGGAACGGAAATCGCAGCGTTGCTTATTAGCCGGAGCAGCCCAATTCTGAAAGTGAGTGATGTAATCCTGATTCTGAACGTACTTATTTTCGGTGCGGCTGCTTTCTTTCTGGGAATAAACCCAGCGCTCTACTCCATGATTACGTACTTCGCAGCCTCCAAAACAGTGGACTTTGTCATTCACGGTATCGAAGAATATACGGCCGTTCTGATCATCTCGAAGCAAAATGCCCTGATCCGGGAACACATCATTGAACAAGGCTGGGGTATAACGATCCTGAAAGGCGAGGGTGGCTACGGGAAACATGGGAGCCATCAGGATCTTGACAGCGTGCTCTATACCGTTGTTACCCGTCTTGAAATCAGCCGATTACGGGGCATGGTAACCGAAGTCGATCCAAAAGCGTTCATCATCCAGCACAGCGTCGATGATGTGTCGGGTGGCAAAGTCAAAAGTTTGCCCATGCACTGA
- the cysK gene encoding cysteine synthase A has translation MKAVSILDTIGNTPHVRINRLFPGFEVWSKLERTNPGASIKDRIALAMINDAEAKGLLTSDSTIIEPTSGNTGIGLALVAAVKGYKIILVMPESMSIERRKIMAAYGAKFDLTPREKGMKGAIERAHELVAQTPGSWMPQQFENQANIDIHINTTAQEILADFPDGFDVLITGVGTGGHITAVGQVLKQKFPNLKVYAVEPELSPVISGGSPGPHPIQGIGAGFIPQNLHTDVLDGVIQVSKDEAYEMARRSAREEGTFVGVSSGASLAAIAKKLPDLAPGSRILTFCYDTGERYLSIDGLY, from the coding sequence ATGAAAGCTGTCTCCATTCTCGATACGATTGGCAATACCCCTCACGTTCGCATAAATCGTTTGTTTCCCGGCTTTGAAGTCTGGTCCAAGCTGGAACGGACAAACCCCGGTGCGAGTATAAAAGATCGGATTGCGCTAGCCATGATCAATGACGCCGAGGCAAAAGGATTACTGACTTCGGATAGCACGATCATTGAGCCAACATCGGGGAATACCGGCATTGGGCTGGCGCTGGTGGCCGCCGTGAAAGGCTACAAAATCATTCTGGTTATGCCCGAGTCTATGAGCATCGAACGGCGTAAAATCATGGCGGCTTACGGGGCAAAGTTTGATTTGACGCCCCGTGAGAAAGGTATGAAAGGAGCCATTGAGCGAGCGCATGAGCTGGTGGCCCAAACACCCGGCTCATGGATGCCCCAACAGTTTGAAAACCAGGCAAATATCGACATTCATATCAATACGACGGCTCAGGAAATCCTGGCTGACTTCCCCGATGGGTTCGATGTGCTGATTACGGGAGTTGGCACGGGCGGACACATAACCGCTGTCGGGCAGGTGCTCAAGCAGAAATTTCCGAATTTGAAAGTTTATGCCGTAGAGCCCGAACTCTCACCCGTCATAAGCGGTGGCTCACCTGGCCCCCATCCTATCCAGGGCATCGGTGCAGGTTTCATTCCTCAAAACTTACATACCGACGTCCTGGACGGTGTGATTCAGGTAAGCAAAGACGAAGCTTATGAAATGGCGCGCCGGTCGGCGCGGGAAGAAGGAACGTTTGTTGGTGTTTCGTCGGGTGCTTCGCTGGCCGCTATTGCCAAGAAATTGCCCGACCTGGCCCCCGGAAGCCGGATTCTAACCTTCTGCTACGACACCGGCGAACGCTACCTCTCCATAGACGGGCTGTATTAA
- a CDS encoding serine O-acetyltransferase, with the protein MTTETSSFLDHLQTQRARYRYKLPSRPDAGRFIDQLMRLLFPVTQECKSISQHVEETYQNLNEQLVCLLHPLEKNLAESSVVITERFFEQLPGIYDNLLFDAHAIADNDPAAVGIEEVVAVYPGFYTIAVYRIAHELLKLNVPLLPRMLTEYAHGQTGIDIHPGAQIGKSFFIDHGTGVVIGETTIIGDNVKIYQGVTLGATHVAKSMAQKKRHPTIENNVVIYANATILGGYTVVGHDSVIGGNVWLTNSVEAHSLVFHQHQTDVRVKSLEASEPINFVI; encoded by the coding sequence ATGACTACCGAAACCAGTTCCTTTCTCGATCATTTACAGACTCAACGAGCGCGTTATCGCTACAAGCTTCCCTCCCGACCCGATGCAGGGCGTTTTATCGACCAGTTGATGCGCTTGCTTTTCCCCGTTACGCAGGAATGCAAATCCATTTCACAGCATGTTGAGGAGACTTACCAGAATCTGAATGAGCAGCTTGTTTGTCTGTTACACCCGCTGGAAAAGAATCTGGCTGAAAGTTCAGTCGTCATTACCGAGCGTTTTTTCGAGCAGTTACCCGGCATTTACGATAACCTGCTATTCGACGCGCACGCCATTGCCGACAATGATCCGGCGGCCGTTGGTATTGAAGAAGTTGTCGCCGTTTATCCGGGGTTTTACACCATTGCGGTCTACCGGATTGCCCATGAGTTGCTGAAACTTAATGTGCCTCTCCTACCCCGCATGCTTACGGAATATGCCCACGGCCAGACGGGAATTGACATTCACCCCGGTGCCCAGATCGGCAAATCATTTTTCATTGATCATGGGACAGGCGTGGTTATTGGCGAAACAACGATCATCGGGGATAACGTCAAGATTTATCAGGGTGTAACGCTGGGTGCCACGCATGTGGCTAAATCGATGGCTCAGAAAAAGCGACATCCGACCATCGAAAACAACGTGGTGATCTACGCCAACGCGACCATTCTGGGTGGGTATACTGTAGTCGGGCACGACTCCGTCATTGGTGGTAACGTTTGGCTTACAAACAGCGTGGAAGCCCACTCGCTGGTATTCCATCAGCACCAAACCGATGTTCGGGTGAAATCGCTCGAAGCGTCGGAACCCATCAATTTTGTTATTTAA